From the Saccharomyces paradoxus chromosome XIV, complete sequence genome, one window contains:
- the FPK1 gene encoding serine/threonine protein kinase FPK1 (Ser/Thr protein kinase~similar to YNR047W): MAGHHHEHEHEREHEQEHEHDSLQRPVTGSERTRSISFSKLLTRSWKRNASSSNSMSASSTNLYSDPENSRESDHNNSGSEGQSSRFSKLKSMFQSSNSSKNASAHNSSQSSLEGDSASSSSKLRYVKQMTSVANASPASPPLSPTIPETDVLQTPKMVHIDQHEHEREHSNCGSPIMLSSPSFSPTVARTGTGRRRSPSTPIMPSQNSNSNNGTSAVRPNNYRHHSSSQGFSSNNPFRERAGTVRSSNPYFAYQGLPTHALSSHDLDEGFQSYPNANGIHFLSTPTSKANSLTNTKNLSNLSLNEIKENEEVEQFNNEDFFFHDIPKDSSFKDSLNGSPSRGTSKSPTITQPFPSIIVGFDNEYDEDNNNDNHSEKEEQQMKINDKARNLSPTKQNGKSTHSRIKIPLRRAASEPNGLQLASPTSPTSSSSARKTSGSTNINDKAPGQSVPPSNSFFPQEPPPKISDFQEPRRSRRLRTKSFSNKFQDIMVGPQSFEKIRLLGQGDVGKVFLVREKKTNRVYALKVLSKDEMIKRNKIKRVLTEQEILATSNHPFIVTLYHSFQSEDYLYLCMEYCMGGEFFRALQTRKTKCICEDDARFYASEVTAALEYLHLLGFIYRDLKPENILLHQSGHIMLSDFDLSIQAKDSKVPVVKGSAQSTLVDTKICSDGFRTNSFVGTEEYIAPEVIRGNGHTAAVDWWTLGILVYEMLFGFTPFKGDNTNETFTNILKNEVSFPNNNEISRTCKDLIKKLLTKNESKRLGCKMGAADVKKHPFFKKVQWSLLRNQEPPLIPVLSEDGYDFAKLSSNKKRQTSQESHNHLDEQEKNMFEERVEYDDEVSEDDPFHDFNSMSLMEQDNNSMIYGNTNSYGKIAYTPNSNRSRSNSHRTFFKR, from the coding sequence ATGGCTGGACACCACCACGAACATGAGCATGAGCGCGAACACGAGCAAGAGCATGAACACGATTCCCTTCAACGGCCTGTTACTGGATCAGAGAGGACTAGGAGTATATCCTTCTCGAAGTTGCTTACGCGGTCCTGGAAAAGGAACGCAAGTTCATCGAACAGTATGAGCGCGTCTAGTACGAACCTGTACTCTGATCCAGAGAACTCCAGAGAGTCGGATCACAACAACAGTGGCTCAGAAGGTCAATCTTCCCGATTTTCTAAACTGAAAAGTATGTTTCAGTCCAGTAATAGCAGCAAAAATGCTAGTGCCCATAACAGCAGTCAGAGCAGTCTTGAAGGTGATTCTgcgtcatcttcatccaaGTTAAGGTACGTTAAACAAATGACTTCTGTGGCCAATGCTTCTCCGGCATCTCCACCACTTTCTCCCACGATCCCGGAAACAGATGTCCTTCAGACACCGAAAATGGTACATATAGATCAGCATGAACACGAGCGTGAGCACTCGAATTGTGGGTCTCCAATAATGCTTTCATCACCCTCTTTTAGTCCCACTGTTGCTAGGACGGGGACAGGTAGGAGAAGATCACCTTCTACTCCGATAATGCCTAGCCAGAACTCGAACAGCAACAACGGTACATCTGCTGTCAGGCCAAACAACTACCGACACCATTCAAGTTCTCAGGGGTTTTCTTCCAACAATCCGTTCAGAGAAAGAGCAGGCACAGTACGCAGTAGCAACCCATATTTTGCATACCAAGGTTTGCCAACTCATGCCTTATCTTCTCATGACCTAGATGAAGGGTTTCAATCGTATCCAAATGCCAATggtattcattttttgtcTACTCCCACCTCAAAGGCAAACTCTTTGACAAACACTAAAAACCTGAGTAATTTATCACTAAACGagattaaagaaaatgaagaagtaGAACAATTCAATAACGAGgacttcttttttcacgATATTCCCAAAGATTCATCGTTTAAAGATTCTCTAAATGGCTCGCCTAGTAGAGGTACTTCCAAGAGCCCCACAATTACTCAACCGTTCCCTTCAATCATTGTTGGATTTGATAATGAGTACGATGAAGACAACAACAATGATAACCATagtgaaaaggaagaacaaCAAATGAAAATCAACGATAAAGCGAGAAATCTCTCACCTACTAAACAAAATGGTAAATCTACTCATTCAAGGATAAAAATACCCCTAAGAAGAGCAGCGTCAGAACCGAATGGGTTACAGCTTGCATCTCCTACGTCACCGacatcctcttcttcagcaAGGAAAACGTCAGGATCCACTAATATAAACGATAAAGCACCTGGCCAATCGGTACCTCcttcaaattcatttttCCCTCAAGAGCCACCTCCAAAAATCTCTGATTTCCAAGAACCCAGGAGGTCACGACGTTTAAGAACTAAATCTTTCAGCaataaatttcaagatatcATGGTGGGACCACAATCTTTTGAGAAAATAAGACTATTGGGCCAGGGTGATGTAGGTAAAGTTTTTTTGGtaagagagaaaaagacGAATAGAGTGTATGCTTTGAAAGTCTTAAGTAAAGACgaaatgataaaaagaaacaaaatcaaaCGTGTTCTGACAGAACAAGAGATTCTTGCCACCAGTAATCATCCTTTCATCGTCACACTGTACCATTCGTTCCAATCTGAAGATTATTTGTATCTTTGTATGGAATACTGTATGGGTGGGGAGTTCTTTAGGGCTTtacaaacaagaaaaaccaAATGCATATGTGAAGACGATGCCAGATTTTACGCTAGTGAAGTGACAGCGGCGCTAGAATACTTACATTTGCTGGGGTTTATCTATAGAGATTTAAAACCCgagaatattttgttaCATCAATCAGGCCATATCATGCTTTCTGACTTCGACTTATCTATCCAAGCTAAAGATTCCAAGGTCCCTGTTGTCAAGGGTTCTGCTCAATCAACACTTGTTGATACCAAAATATGCTCAGATGGGTTTAGAACCAATTCCTTTGTGGGCACTGAAGAATATATTGCTCCTGAAGTCATAAGAGGTAATGGTCACACCGCTGCAGTCGATTGGTGGACTCTAGGGATATTGGTTTATGAAATGTTATTTGGTTTCACTCCGTTTAAAGGCGATAACACAAATGAGACTTTTactaatattttgaaaaacgaGGTCAGTTTCCCCAATAACAATGAAATTTCCAGAACTTGTAAAGAtttgatcaaaaaattattaacaaaaaatgaatcTAAAAGACTGGGTTGCAAAATGGGCGCGGCCGACGTGAAGAAGCAcccatttttcaagaaagttCAATGGTCTTTGCTGAGAAATCAAGAACCACCTCTCATACCGGTATTATCTGAGGATGGTTATGATTTTGCTAAATTGTCAtctaacaagaaaagacaaACTAGTCAAGAAAGCCATAATCATCTCGAtgagcaagaaaaaaatatgtttGAAGAACGTGTTGAATACGACGATGAAGTCTCCGAGGACGATCCATTCCATGATTTCAATTCAATGAGTTTGATGGAACAAGATAACAATTCAATGATTTATGGGAATACCAATTCTTATGGGAAAATTGCATACACTCCAAACTCCAACAGGTCGAGGAGTAACAGTCATAGaacctttttcaaaagatga
- a CDS encoding putative aminophospholipid translocase regulatory protein (Potential noncatalytic subunit for phospholipid translocase Dnf3p~similar to YNR048W), protein MGLVLRWKEKKELSSKQKIQKSRKPANTSFRQQRLKAWQPILSPQSVLPLLILMACIFAPIGIGLVVSTISVQRLVVNYTECDTLAPAKNFETIPSEYVNYHFSKKVTAQPQWMVLTDPELGNQTCRIQFEIPNHIKKSTYVYYRLTNFNQNYREYVQSLDLDQLKGKALIGDDLDPNCDPLRTINNKTIFPCGLIANSMFNDTFGATFTGVNDTADYLLTTKGIAWDTDRHRYGKTIYNASDIVPPPNWAKLFPNGYTDDNIPDLQNWEQFKVWMRTAALPNFYKLAMKNETNGLGKGIYIVDIELNYPVRSFYGTKSFVLTTNSIIGAGNEALGIVYLIVAGIATLFAILFLIKVIFKPRPMHDHSYLNFETNDIPPDESSVVSIPLREIL, encoded by the coding sequence ATGGGACTGGTATTAAGgtggaaggaaaaaaaagagctGTCTAGTAAGcaaaagattcaaaaatcCAGAAAACCGGCAAACACATCGTTTAGACAACAGCGCCTCAAAGCCTGGCAGCCCATCTTGTCGCCACAGAGCGTACTGCCGTTACTTATTTTGATGGCATGTATCTTCGCACCTATTGGTATAGGGTTGGTGGTCAGCACGATAAGCGTCCAGAGACTAGTAGTTAATTACACGGAATGCGATACACTAGCACCGGcgaagaattttgaaacgATTCCTTCCGAGTACGTGAACTACCACTTCAGTAAGAAAGTTACAGCTCAACCTCAATGGATGGTGCTTACGGATCCCGAGTTGGGCAATCAGACTTGTCGAATACAGTTTGAAATTCCAAACCATATCAAGAAATCTACTTACGTTTACTACCGCCTAACAAATTTTAACCAAAACTATAGAGAATATGTGCAGTCCCTTGACCTAGACCAATTAAAAGGGAAAGCGTTGATCGGGGATGACCTGGATCCCAACTGTGATCCTTTAAGGACGATAAACAACAAGACTATATTCCCCTGTGGATTGATAGCAAATTCGATGTTCAATGATACATTTGGTGCGACATTTACTGGTGTAAATGATACTGCAGATTATTTACTTACTACAAAGGGCATTGCATGGGACACCGACCGCCATAGATACGGAAAGACCATATATAATGCGTCCGATATCGTACCGCCCCCAAATTGGGCCAAATTATTTCCCAATGGCTACACCGACGATAACATTCCAGACCTGCAAAACTGGGAGCAGTTCAAAGTTTGGATGAGAACTGCTGCGTTGCCTAATTTCTATAAGCTGGCGATGAAAAATGAGACCAATGGGTTAGGTAAGGGTATTTACATTGTTGATATAGAACTAAACTACCCAGTAAGGTCTTTCTACGGAACAAAATCATTTGTATTAACGACAAACAGTATCATTGGTGCAGGCAACGAGGCATTAGGGATTGTGTACTTAATTGTTGCTGGGATTGCAACTCTTTTCGCCATACTGTTCCTAATAAAAGTCATTTTCAAACCGAGACCGATGCATGATCATAGTTACCTAAATTTTGAGACTAACGATATCCCACCTGATGAGAGTAGTGTCGTTAGTATCCCACTAAGAGAAATTTTATGA
- the MSO1 gene encoding Mso1p (Probable component of the secretory vesicle docking complex~similar to YNR049C), giving the protein MMSQVSHSQEGSGRFWNKFKSSTKSLSTSLAHLSIKAEKDGDTVNTTLVHKGLVKFYENQHPFQGFPGWLGEKEDLPNERKILDTQVKHDMKKQSSRHFSPSFSNRRKASSEDPMGTPTPNGSAPEYTPASKSFQDIYNNHTSSSSATPRRASSRPTRPSAGQEFRASLGRSKTSGSSSASNTPTPPPDASSGVMAMKDRLKRRNNDYGF; this is encoded by the coding sequence ATGATGAGTCAAGTATCACATTCTCAGGAAGGGTCTGGGCGATTTTGGAACAAATTCAAGTCGTCAACTAAATCGTTATCTACATCTTTGGCACATTTATCCATCAAAGCAGAGAAAGACGGTGATACAGTAAATACGACACTGGTCCATAAAGGGCTTgtgaaattttatgaaaacCAGCATCCTTTTCAAGGGTTCCCAGGTTGGTTAGGggaaaaggaagatttACCTAACGAACGTAAAATATTGGATACTCAAGTGAAGCATGATATGAAAAAGCAAAGCTCCCGTCATTTCTCACCATCCTTTTCCAACAGAAGGAAAGCTTCGTCAGAGGATCCTATGGGTACACCTACTCCAAATGGGAGCGCACCGGAATACACGCCTGCGAGTAAATCCTTTCAAGATATATACAATAATCATACAAGTTCCTCTAGCGCGACACCGAGAAGAGCTTCATCCCGGCCTACTAGACCTTCAGCAGGCCAGGAATTTAGGGCAAGCCTGGGTCGAAGTAAAACATCGGGCAGTTCTAGCGCTTCTAACACACCAACGCCGCCACCAGACGCAAGTAGTGGTGTAATGGCAATGAAGGATAGACTAAAGAGGCGCAATAACGATTATGGATTCTAA
- the LYS9 gene encoding saccharopine dehydrogenase (NADP+, L-glutamate-forming) (Saccharopine dehydrogenase (NADP+, L-glutamate-forming)~similar to YNR050C), translated as MGKNVLLLGSGFVAQPVIDTLAAADDITVTVACRTLANAQALAKPSGSKAISLDVTDDSALDKVLADNDVVISLIPYTFHPNVVKSAIRTKTDVVTSSYISPALRELEPEIVKAGITVMNEIGLDPGIDHLYAVKTIDEVHRAGGKLKSFLSYCGGLPAPEDSDNPLGYKFSWSSRGVLLALRNSAKYWKDGKIETVSSEDLMATAKPYFIYPGYAFVCYPNRDSTLFKDLYHIPEAETVIRGTLRYQGFPEFVKALVDMGMLKDDANEIFSKPIAWNEALKQYLDAKSTSKEDLIASIDSSANWKDDEDRERILSGFAWLGLFSDAKITPRGNALDTLCARLEELMQYEDNERDMVVLQHKFGIEWADGTSETRTSTLVDYGKVGGYSSMAATVGYPVAIATKFVLDGTIKGPGLLAPYSPEINDPIMKELKEKYGIYLKEKTVA; from the coding sequence ATGGGAAAAAACGTTTTGTTGCTGGGATCTGGTTTTGTTGCACAACCAGTTATCGACACATTGGCTGCTGCTGATGACATCACTGTTACTGTCGCATGTAGAACATTAGCCAATGCGCAAGCTTTGGCCAAACCTTCTGGATCCAAGGCTATTTCATTGGACGTTACCGATGATAGTGCTTTAGACAAAGTTCTGGCTGATAACGACGTTGTCATCTCTTTGATTCCTTACACCTTCCATCCAAATGTGGTAAAGAGTGCCATCAGAACCAAAACGGATGTCGTCACTTCGTCTTACATCTCACCTGCGTTAAGAGAATTGGAACCAGAGATCGTAAAGGCGGGTATTACAGTTATGAACGAAATTGGGTTAGATCCAGGTATCGACCATTTGTATGCAGTCAAGACTATAGATGAAGTTCACAGAGCTGGAGGTAAGCTGAAATCATTCTTGTCATACTGTGGTGGGTTACCAGCTCCTGAAGACTCTGATAATCCATTAGGATACAAATTTTCATGGTCTTCTAGAGGTGTGCTACTGGCTTTGAGAAACTCTGCTAAATATTGGAAAGACGGTAAAATTGAGACGGTTTCTTCTGAAGATTTGATGGCCACCGCTAAGCCTTACTTCATCTACCCAGGTTATGCGTTTGTTTGCTACCCAAATAGAGACTCTactcttttcaaagatcTATACCATATTCCAGAAGCCGAAACCGTCATTAGAGGTACTTTAAGATATCAAGGTTTCCCAGAGTTTGTTAAGGCTTTAGTCGATATGGGCATGTTGAAGGATGACGCTAACGAAATCTTCAGCAAGCCAATTGCTTGGAACGAAGCTTTAAAACAGTATTTGGATGCCAAGTCTACTTCTAAAGAGGATTTGATTGCTTCCATTGACTCGAGTGCCAACTGGaaggatgatgaagatagGGAAAGGATCCTATCCGGGTTTGCTTGGTTAGGTCTGTTCTCTGACGCAAAGATCACACCAAGAGGCAATGCTCTGGACACTCTATGTGCACGTTTAGAAGAATTGATGCAATACGAAGACAATGAAAGAGATATGGTCGTGTTACAGCACAAATTTGGCATTGAATGGGCTGATGGAACTAGCGAAACAAGAACATCTACTTTAGTCGACTATGGTAAAGTCGGTGGTTACAGTTCTATGGCCGCAACGGTCGGTTATCCAGTGGCCATTGCAACTAAATTCGTCTTGGATGGTACAATCAAGGGACCAGGTTTACTAGCACCATACTCACCAGAGATTAACGACCCTATCATGAAGGAACTAAAGGAAAAGTACGGTATTTAtctaaaggaaaaaacaGTGGCTTAA